A window of the Brassica napus cultivar Da-Ae chromosome A2, Da-Ae, whole genome shotgun sequence genome harbors these coding sequences:
- the LOC106406373 gene encoding probable E3 ubiquitin-protein ligase ARI8 yields MDGDEDFYSGNEFADNDSDYADSVDADYEFVEDDVDDSDDLLFRRRQQNYSVLSEEDICKLQEEDISRVSSVLSISTISSAILLRHYNWCVSRVHDEWFADEEKVRHAVGLLDKPLVHFVSDAEAELTCGICFESYLSDKLHAAACGHPFCDSCWEGYISTAINDGPGCLMLRCPDPSCNAAIGQDMINALAPEKDRQKYTSYFVRSYVEDNRKTKWCPAPGCDYAVNFVVGSGNYDVNCRCCYSFCWNCAEEAHRPVDCDTVSKWIMKNSAESENMNWILANSKPCPKCKRPIEKNQGCMHITCTPPCKYEFCWLCLGAWTEHGEKTGGFYACNRYDAAKQDGIYDETEKRREMAKNSLERYTHYYERWATNQSSRQKALADLKKMQTDDIEKLSDIQCQPESQLKFIIEAWLQIVECRRVLKWTYAYGFYIPDHEHGKREFFEYLQGEAESGLERLHQCAEKELKLYFEAKGPSEDFNEFRTKLAGLTSVTKNYFENLVRALENGLPDVNSHGAYGRAASSKNKGSTSRASSSDSGGQWACERCTLVNPKSVTICQICEHGR; encoded by the exons ATGGATGGTGATGAAGATTTCTACAGCGGCAACGAATTCGCCGACAACGACTCCGATTACGCGGACAGCGTCGACGCCGATTACGAGTTCGTGGAAGACGACGTTGATGATTCTGATGACCTCCTCTTCCGCCGCCGCCAG CAAAACTATAGTGTGTTAAGCGAGGAGGATATATGTAAGCTTCAAGAAGAAGACATCTCGCGGGTTTCTTCTGTTTTGTCCATTTCAACTATCTCTTCTGCTATCCTCCTTCGTCACTACAATTG GTGTGTAAGCAGAGTTCATGATGAATGGTTTGCTGACGAAGAAAAAGTCCGACATGCTGTTGGCTTGTTGGACAAACCTCTTGTTCATTTCGTATCTGATGCTGAAGCCgaa CTTACTTGTGGTATTTGTTTTGAGAGTTACCTTTCTGATAAATTGCACGCTGCTGCTTGTGGTCACCCTTTTTGCGATTCGTGCTGGGAAG GTTATATCTCCACGGCGATTAATGATGGTCCAGGGTGTCTTATGTTACGATGCCCGGATCCTTCTTGCAATGCTGCTATTGGTCAGGATATGATCAATGCGTTAGCTCCTGAGAAAGATAGACAGAAGTACACAAGTTATTTTGTTAGATCATACGTTGAAGACAATAGAAAG ACCAAGTGGTGTCCTGCTCCAGGCTGTGACTACGCTGTAAACTTTGTTGTTGGGAGTGGTAATTATGATGTGAATTGTCGATGTTGTTACAGTTTCTGCTGGAAT TGTGCTGAAGAAGCTCACCGTCCTGTAGATTGTGACACCGTATCTAAATGGATAATGAAGAATAGCGCTGAATCTGAGAACATGAATTG GATTTTGGCAAACTCGAAGCCCTGTCCAAAATGTAAACGGCCGATAGAGAAGAACCAGGGTTGTATGCATATTACATGTACCCCGCcatgtaaatatgagttttgcTG GCTCTGTCTGGGAGCATGGACAGAGCATGGTGAAAAGACAGGTGGCTTTTATGCTTGTAACCGTTATGATGCAGCAAAGCAAGACGGCATT TATGATGAGACTGAGAAACGCCGAGAGATGGCAAAAAATTCTCTTGAGAGATATACCCACTACTATGAAAGATGGGCAACCAATCAATCG TCTAGGCAAAAGGCGCTGGCGGATCTTAAGAAGATGCAAACAGATGAT ATAGAGAAGCTTAGTGACATACAATGTCAGCCTGAATCACAACTGAAGTTCATTATAGAAGCGTGGTTACAG ATAGTCGAATGCAGACGAGTTCTTAAATGGACATATGCTTATGGTTTTTACATACCTGACCATGAGCATGGAAAGAGAGAGTTTTTCGAGTACTTACAAG GCGAAGCTGAGTCGGGCCTTGAACGACTTCATCAGTGTGCTGAAAAAGAACTGAAGTTGTACTTTGAAGCCAAAGGTCCATCGGAAGATTTTAATGAGTTCCGCACAAAACTCGCTGGTTTAACAAG TGTCACCAAAAACTATTTCGAGAACTTAGTTAGAGCGCTGGAGAATGGGTTACCGGATGTGAACTCGCATGGTGCATATGGTCGAGCGGCAAGTTCAAAGAATAAGGGATCCACTTCTCGAGCCAGCAGCTCGGATTCAGGAGGCCAATGGGCTTGTGAACGTTGCACTCTTGTAAATCCAAAGTCCGTCACCATTTGCCAGATTTGTGAACATGGCCGGTGA